One stretch of Narcine bancroftii isolate sNarBan1 chromosome 8, sNarBan1.hap1, whole genome shotgun sequence DNA includes these proteins:
- the cldn2 gene encoding claudin-2 codes for MANIAIQLVALIVCIIGMIGTLSATIMPQWSITAHVGSNVVTAIVYMKGLWWACAIFSTGVFQCETYNSVLELPTDLQAARAMMVISVALSMLAITISVVGMKCTVCAKDSPIKDKIAGTGGIFFIIAGLMGLIPVAWTMNEVIMEFHNPLIPGDLKYEIGESLYLGVVAAGLTIIGGVMLSLSFIGRKPGPFGRRPMSYQNPTANRSVPPTSAPSLHSKAAKSEFNSYNLTGYV; via the coding sequence ATGGCCAACATTGCCATACAACTGGTAGCCTTGATTGTCTGCATAATTGGTATGATTGGGACATTGTCTGCTACTATCATGCCACAGTGGAGTATCACAGCTCATGTTGGATCAAACGTTGTCACTGCTATTGTTTACATGAAAGGGTTGTGGTGGGCATGTGCCatattcagtactggtgtctttCAGTGCGAAACTTATAACTCTGTCCTGGAACTGCCAACAGATCTTCAGGCTGCTCGAGCCATGATGGTCATCTCGGTTGCACTCTCAATGCTTGCCATAACAATTTCAGTAGTTGGCATGAAGTGTACTGTGTGTGCCAAGGATTCTCCAATAAAGGACAAGATTGCTGGAACTGGAGGAATCTTCTTTATCATAGCTGGTTTGATGGGCTTGATACCTGTAGCATGGACAATGAATGAAGTGATAATGGAGTTCCACAACCCCTTAATTCCGGGTGACCTCAAGTATGAAATTGGTGAGTCCTTGTACCTTGGGGTCGTTGCTGCCGGATTGAcaatcattggtggagtgatgcTGTCCCTGTCATTTATAGGTAGGAAACCTGGGCCCTTCGGTAGGCGACCAATGTCTTACCAGAATCCTACAGCAAACCGTTCTGTTCCACCAACATCAGCTCCTTCTCTTCATTCAAAAGCAGCAAAATCAGAATTCAACTCTTACAATCTGACTGGTTACGTGTAG